Proteins encoded by one window of Opitutales bacterium:
- a CDS encoding PEP-CTERM sorting domain-containing protein (PEP-CTERM proteins occur, often in large numbers, in the proteomes of bacteria that also encode an exosortase, a predicted intramembrane cysteine proteinase. The presence of a PEP-CTERM domain at a protein's C-terminus predicts cleavage within the sorting domain, followed by covalent anchoring to some some component of the (usually Gram-negative) cell surface. Many PEP-CTERM proteins exhibit an unusual sequence composition that includes large numbers of potential glycosylation sites. Expression of one such protein has been shown restore the ability of a bacterium to form floc, a type of biofilm.), whose amino-acid sequence MDTKIKSLLKCLAVALSILSYSLHAETIISETFNSSDGAVLTGRAPTFIGDSLPSLTWQGPSPGSAPFAFEANVDIASNNNTTWIDIGSFINNAKGQADGIFSVSASFSGAPTSGSWFSLGFYTEPSAVSAGNANLEAGILFRNNGDLEGWSAQEGGIVAADFTSGIDTDTIHVELDLSTWDNSTDFGTITFSAQGASATHNLTSDFDWGAVGFGTSKNVLGSIENFEFSQIPEPSTYGIMVLASSLLFVIRRRRSKS is encoded by the coding sequence ATGGATACAAAGATAAAATCACTTCTTAAATGTTTAGCTGTAGCGCTTTCGATTCTTTCCTACAGCCTGCATGCCGAAACAATTATTTCAGAAACTTTCAACAGTTCTGATGGAGCCGTCCTGACAGGGAGAGCACCCACGTTCATTGGCGACTCTTTGCCCTCATTGACTTGGCAGGGTCCGAGTCCCGGAAGCGCACCATTCGCCTTCGAAGCGAATGTAGACATCGCTTCAAACAATAATACAACTTGGATCGACATCGGGTCCTTTATAAATAACGCCAAAGGACAAGCAGATGGAATTTTTTCTGTGTCCGCTAGTTTTTCGGGGGCTCCCACTTCAGGATCATGGTTTTCACTGGGATTTTATACTGAACCCAGCGCGGTCAGTGCCGGAAATGCTAACCTTGAAGCGGGCATCCTTTTTCGTAACAATGGTGATCTAGAAGGTTGGTCTGCGCAAGAGGGCGGTATTGTTGCGGCTGATTTCACAAGTGGGATAGATACCGATACAATTCATGTTGAGCTGGATCTAAGCACCTGGGACAACTCGACAGATTTTGGAACAATTACTTTCTCAGCTCAGGGCGCATCGGCGACTCACAACCTCACTTCAGATTTCGATTGGGGTGCTGTCGGCTTCGGAACTTCCAAAAACGTCCTTGGTTCAATCGAAAATTTTGAATTCTCACAAATACCTGAACCGTCCACATACGGCATCATGGTATTAGCTTCCTCATTGTTGTTTGTTATTAGAAGACGTCGTTCAAAGAGCTGA
- a CDS encoding transposase: MVADKGYDSDKIREFIENSEAFAVIPPKKNRKHNIAYDKEIGRLRAAVENFFCRIKHYRRVNTPL, translated from the coding sequence GTGGTCGCCGACAAAGGCTACGATTCAGACAAAATACGCGAGTTTATCGAGAACTCCGAAGCTTTCGCAGTGATTCCTCCAAAGAAAAACCGAAAGCATAATATTGCATACGACAAAGAGATCGGCAGACTTCGAGCCGCGGTAGAAAACTTCTTCTGTCGGATAAAGCATTACCGCCGAGTAAACACACCGCTATGA